The genomic window taaaaattctaCAATTCCACTTGAGAGTtcgacactcttgggggtaaaagaaataaaaagaacctCTCTAAAATCCTCTATGAACTCTCATTAAGATCTTTGACACTCCACCAaaggtgaaaaataaaatttttttaagaatcttCAAGCTCACTTGAGGGTCTTTTTGATGTTCGTTGGGTGAAAGAAAAGATGGAATGAAAAGTAGAGTATTTAAAGTGAAAGGAAGGgttagaatgaatgaatgaatgaatgaaaatttcacaaaaatctCTTGTCAACCCCTCATTAAAAAGTTGGCAAAGATTTCTTACCATTAATGAGGTCTCTTTTCGCAAAAATGAATTGGAGAACTCGGGTTGATGACTTAGTTAACGGAAAAACAAGTTCATAATTACACTTGAGATCTattttaaaagcaagtcaatattgtcaagttaatgacccaaatcatgttgaaggccatgacttgaagatttgatgatTAAGGCTCCAAAAGCATCAAAGAGTCAAGAccaaaaatatcatataaataacaaatgtAACTTTGAAGTcttaagatataaaaaaattcaaagacttaaggagtttcacaagttagAAAAGTTTGAAGATGTTACAAGCGTATGAGCCAAAAGTTTTCGagtgataaaagaaacaaagaggcgaccaagtaggcaactcatCAATGCAAAGTGGCCGCAGCTTGAGAGCTAAGCAATGTGTCAAGATACaacccacataaaaaaagaagaagaaagcaagaagatcACATTCACAGAGTTAAAAGGGTCTTCCGACATACTTTTTAGTAAAGGAGTTAAGGCGTCAACCAAGTCCAGTCTgaaagagcatgataaaaatagctCTCTTAAAAAAATCTCTCGTCAAGCTCTCTCTTAAAAAATAGCTCTCCTAACATTTTTTTGTGTTCTCGCCCATGATCATGTGTTCATATGCATCTTTGAaactaattaagaaaaaattaattttatgtttgctcAATCGTTTCTCAttcacatttgtttttttaatcggtGGTTTCCTATGACAtcatctggggtaattaatattaggggtttGCCTTTAATAGAAACCATGAACCTGCAATTAtctgaaatatgaaaataattaaaatttaatttgtgatccaTATTTTTAACCgatcaattttaattaaaagtcgggtaaaaaaaaaaaagcccacAACAGTATAAATCTTCAGTATTTTTGATGTGCCTTATTGGAAATGGTGCCAAGTTTACttgaagattattttttttattatattttatttatttatttgttacttttaatcaaaaatgtattttggtgacctatatttttttttatctttggaaGGAAATATTAAGAAAATGCAAGAGTAATAGTTGaatgttaaaatattatatatatatatatatatataatttgcaaGTTTTAACTTTATTGtaatacatattttataatataaaaaagtaataatatttataattcttaactaaaaagaaaatgcaCTAACAAATGATTATTAgataagtattatttttattagtaaaaattcatataattcaaGCACCAAGTACCTGTGAAGTACATTATATATTTGCCACTATTGTATATCTGTTTGTTTTTCTCAAGAAAATGCAAAGAAATCAAGGAAAATTTACAAGTCATCTGGTTGTGAATACATCCCGAATCAGACTCGATCGGTAAAGATGGTGGCGTTCAGGTGGAATGCAGGCGGCACCATGTTCTCCGGCGCAGATGCACAAAGCTTCTGCATCCTTGATTATCCGATCCAAATCGATTTTGCCACTGAGTTCATTTATGAACTTCAGCAGGGTGTCGAAAATCCATCTGCTCAGCCCATTATTTTACTACGGTATTTCTTCAGTATGGCAACACAGATATATAAGTGGAAGTGCTCGAAAGATAATGTGTCCATAATACCTCCCACAAACGCATTATTCTCTCGTATTCAAATTCCCTGGACATCGATGTAGTAAATGATATCATTTGAGGAAATATAGTAGATAGACAAGTGAAATTTGAGTATTTATCTTGCAAACCCTCGATGTGAAAGAAATTGTATGCTTCATTAAGTAAATTTTACGTACCTTTTGAACTGTATGAGTATCCAGCGGAAACAGAAGAAGTAGTTCAAGCAATCTGATTGCTTCAAGTAATTATGCAGTGGGGCGTCTAATAGTTCAACCAACTGATGCAGGCAACAAACCAATCTTCTATTAGATGTGAAGTGCGGAAAATTCTTAATCGGAGTTTTTGAATGTCAAATTCTAAATTCCTTGTTTATATGCGGATATAACGTAGTTTAACTCATGTTCTTAACCTAATATGTCTTGCACCATCTTCTCCATCATTTCACTTCTGAAAATGGTTAAAACTTGATCTCAATTGTGATACTTTGAAGAATGACTCTGACCTATATTTAAGCCTGCGTTGTCATTTTAATGTATGGTactaaaacatttaaacatgCCATTACTTCATAGTTAATTGCTTCTTGGAAACAAAATGAACAATTATGTGGTCATTTCATGTATGCTACTAATGACTTCCTGACCTACTTAAAGCTTGGGTTGTGTCAAAAGCATGTTTCATGTCCTAATAATTCTTATTAATGTCAAAAtactaattgattttatttattgagatCACAGTGTGATATTTCCTAGTGTTGTATAAAAACTAGAACAGATGTCACACATCTAATATTGGAACGGAAACAAATTTATACcgaaaaattaaccaaaaaaataaaataaaataaaattgtctcTGACCTTAGATAGAGCGAAAAGTTGTGAATGCATGCCATTTTTGATCACGGTTAAGAAATTTGGCCCGAGACGTTCCATCAATGCAACGAAACACCAAAATGCTTCAGATTCATCCTCCATTACAAATAATATTGGTGACAAAAGGTCACTCATACCCTGCAACCCAATTGTCATTAGGCTTCACAGGACAACAGTGGAACCAACTGGTCGATGTTacaaatcaaagatgaaaagaaTAGTACCACAGGGCAAGCATCAATAACACTATCCCTGACCAGTAGTTCATCAATGTTCAGGATCTATGTTTTCTAAGAAATTATTCATGCCATAAGTCAAACCAGCCATGAAAAGGTAATTTATTCAACTTCAACTTCTCAGGTTAATTTTCATAAGACTTTTAAGACCAAACGATTCATAATGTCCGAATCAGACATCCAATTTTTAACCGATTGAGCAGAACATTGCCATCTTTTAACCATCCAATTGCGGTGGTTTCATACACACATCTCTGTTGTAATCTGCTTATCAGGTGCGGTTCTACCCAGATTCAACCTAACATAGATATGGATCAAACAGTGGCCAACCAAGTAAGGTTTCACCTAAGGCTTCAAACCATGTTCAGGACAAAGGCAAAGTACAATGACATCAAAATGGCAAactatgtaaaattttaaatgttaaaCATCACGATAGACGATCTGAAATATTTAGTAGCACAAATAGTGTTAGCATATTGGAGTAGAAGATCAGAGCAAACCTAACTTATAGAGATGTCTCATTACATAACACAGCTTTTACTAATGACTCGGAAATTAATGGGCAGCCACAAGCACAAGTGTGATACATGCAAGATCTAGTAATAAGCCTCCGCAACATAAGTATTGTGAACAAGAAAATGAAAGCACACTACTATATGCACATCTTCTATTAAGTTCTAAATCATACCTGGCAGTATCCAAGGTCAAAATTGTAGAATGAATACGTCAGAAGTATGTCATGTAAAAGAGCCACGTTTGGATTATCATCTCCGTCAAAGTAAGAGATAGATCTGTCAGTTCGTACCTTGACAGGCAAAACAGAGAAATTAGCAGTACAcagttataattttaataaaatttatgagctCTCAACATTTGACCTAGTACATGAATACATGAGTGCATTTTCTTATCATGGTGCATTACCACATCCTTCTCAATCAGGCCTTTCCTCTCCCTGAATTTTGTAAATCTTTTCGCTTGTGCTGGGGAAATACTCTGCACATTTACAAAATCACGGCAAAGCATGAAATAAGCAAATAGTTAATAATAGACATTTCTAAAGCTAATTGGCCAAGATTCATTTTAGAGGTAAAACCAAGTCAAGAACAATACACACAAAACAGTTCTGCCTCCCTACAAAACGCTTCCATGTATgagtaaaagataaaatatacacTGATAACACAGTATGGTAGCAGTGTGGTTGAGAAGTGCGTGATACGGAGGATTATCTGTTGTGCTGCATTAAACATATTGTAGATCTATGCAATAATTCTATACAGCCATGTTACTATTTAATTAATGGCTTGCTGGCCAAATTCTTTACTTTAGTacttgctaaaaaaatatattttcaataaacaaaaacaacaagaatcTCATTAATAAGCTTTTTCtgtattttaaatcaaaaatatatattcatggTCAAACTAACTAGATCTTGTTATAAACTAAATTAGCTTTCTAGCAAAGAAGTTGCATTTTATATCTGAGCGAGCAACATTTGTTGAGATCATCAGAATTGAATTAGAAGTCAAACATGTTAGTTTGCTCTTTtagtatgaaaataaaaactggaGGATAACATCTGAGTGAACAAGGGAATTTCCCGTATGCAACAGTATGcacataaataattatgtttggACACGCAATTGCTGTTTGGTCGTGCTATCATTAGAAAATTGTCAATAACGAATCAGGAGCATAATATATCTCACAAGACAAATGGAAAAATTAGCATAACAAACCTGCCACTGAGATTTTATAGTTTCGTACTCTGATTTCTTGACTGATGCAAGATATTCCCTCTCAGCATCTGTTGACTCATATGTATGGTATCCCAACAAAAATTTCCAAACCTGTGAAAAATTCAACTAAATTTTGCAAACACATCCTATGATAATAAACAGAGTATACTATTCAACATGCACCGGATAATAAATAGTAAGCAGCTGACCTCTTTTCTCAAGCTAAAATCAACTCCTCCATAGAAAATTCTCTTTCTTAATGTCTTGGAATCCATTATACGGCCTTCAGAATCTAAGAAAGCCGCCCACTATCACAGCGTCTAAAAGTGAGTACCATGTGCATAAAATAGTACAACTTCATAGATATGTATCAAATGATTGTTCTACACTGTTTAATTGACATTGTCAAATGATTCATCAACTAAAGTTCAGGTCATCTTTTTGGAAATGATTAAAAGGCACATCTACAGTCCAGTCATCCAGGCCAGAGAAGAGCTTTTacccaagaagaaaagaatatataacCAGATATTTGATGAAATGGAAAGGCACAAAAATGTGCCCAATAAACATTGGTGAAGGCATTTATGTAGATGTCTACGAGTTTGATATTCCAAAGTATTTAGCACCTAAAAATTTACAAGTGATTGTGCATGACAAGAATGCATACCAGAGTATCAAAACATGAGAAAATTTGCTTATTTCAGAGAATAAATTCGAGCAAGAATAATTATGCTCCATTTAACCTACATATGCTCATTCATGAATGTCATTCCATCAAATTGAACTGCCACAAAATTATGAAAGGAATATAATGCTCCTCCTGAGTAGGGCAAGTATGAATGGCCATTATATGATTTACTGCCAAACACATTTTCAGAAAGTCTTCACAATTCCTGCAAGGATATTTAGGTATTTTCTTTTCCTCATAAGGTAAAAAGGATTCAGTAATAATGTGGGGCCAGAGGTAAATGATTTTAAGAATTAAAAGAACACAATGTAATCTGTCAAGATCCTCTCTTCCTAAAATTGATCCAGTTCAAACagcaaacaaaaatttaagccAAAACCATAAGATAAAATTGAAGTCAGACGATAAGCAAGATTCAAGACCACCTAGCTCACAACTTCAAGAATAGATTACGATTTTACATGAACAATATGAAAGCATATATCTAAATCCAACACCTAGCAGGGCCTCAGAGGTTAGAAGCAAACATACCTCTTCAAAGTTCATTGGCGGTTGCCGAGGCTTTCCCCATACTAGACTACTTTTGTCCAACTGCAagtgaaatgaatgaaattaattatgcttcattaataaataatagtaagaACATTTAGCTGGTGATGACATGTAAAACAATTAGCCACGCAATCAAAAGACCATTAAGAATTTGTTTATTAATGAAATGCGCAATTATAACATGTGGCCCTTATGGCTACTATTTTGATctgcaaaaatataaaaaacatagagaATAATTGCTTTCTCCTCTCTTCTTTCATTAGTGAAGCCAATGGccaaaaaacatgcaaaatataTGCATTTGGATTTAGAACATGCCATCTTTGTACCCTTAACTACAACTACTGCAGAAAGCAAGTCAGCTGGCAGGTAATGCAACTATTAAGatataaaaaccataattacATCTCTCCTGGAATATATtataatagaagaaaattatGTGTCTGTTAACAGATGACATCAGCAGAAGCAACATAAGCTTAAAATCAGCAGAAACAAGCAACTGAGGCGAGCTAAATACTAAaagcaaaagagagagagaaaactaTGAAGATCAAATTGAATGTGCatcacaaaaatacaaaataaatcagTTTTTAAgcatttttgttaatatcacctttttaattcatttacaaaacataaattattattttaaaaaaaaaaacacttttatcTTCTTGCTGACCAAGGACTTGCAAAGTAAACAATGCATAGGAATTTCTAACCTACAGGGAACAATATGCGATCACAAAGCAGTCAAGCatattacacacacacaaagttaAACCCAAAAAACAGTTGGATGTGCCCTTTGCTTAATGTAATTCACAATAAAACGTCATGTTAAAACTGTTCAGAAATATTATCTTTTTGTATTCTTAAGGGTAACTCAAGACTAAATTCATGTTACCACTAATTGCAATTTATAATCCTGAAAACACTATACGGAAGGATgagcaagtacctccaaaggATCTGGTTCTACCACAGCATCATTTGAATGTGATTGCTCCTCACTTGGCTTACTGGTTGTTGGAGTCAGTGCTGGTGATTGTTTTTGCTGTTTTTTCTCAGATGCATCAAAACTATTGCCTTGATTTTCACGGAAGATATGCGAGGTTGTTTCACGGGCAAACTTGGTAACTAATGAAAATTTCTCCAATACTTGAAGAGATAAATCACGTGCAGGATCATGAGACTTGTGCTTGCGCCTCCCACTATATTCAGAAGTATTAGGGCTGGTATAGTATTTAGTACCATTTAACCTCTCAGAATTTTCAAACAAGGGAACTGAACTTGATAAATTTTCTGATGGTGCCCCGTTAGCAACAGATAGAGCCATTGGCAACGCCAGAGATGACAAGCTTCTCTGCAACAAAGAAAGCTGACTAGTTTGAACTGCACTTGTAGATGTATAAACCAGGTATgccaataaatttaataaacattataaaaggaAATCAAGATGTGCACAAATCAAATTATTGAGGCGAAATATATGACTGACTCTAAGTATGTGGCCAAGGCTAATCTAATCATTTGGAAATCTCCTTTTCTGTCTGTAGGAGGAAAACATATACTGTCACTTGTCAGTCAGAAAAGCTGGTTCATAAAAATCAACAGAATTTATGCTacaccatttaaaaaaataaaataaaatctgagCATTATAAGTTTGGttcaataatccaaaaaataGTTATCATTTGATATACATACAGGCAGATTTAGACTAGTTGGTGAGAAAATGGCAAACAAAACATGCAATCTGACATATATGATgagatattaaaatatatggaAGAACACAAAATTGAAGCAGAAGCAAAACATTTTGCTGCTTTAAGTGACCTTTCACATAGAATTTTGCTCAGGTTAAAAAAGCTAAATAGCTTGAATTCAGAGAAAATTTGGCCCTGATGAAGATCAGGTGAGTTGATATAGAAGCAGCTGAAGAAACCTATGATGACAATAACTACCAATTGGAGTCCAACAGATACGAGCAATTTCATACTCAAATGTAAGGAAGAGCAACTTAATCATACATTTCATTAGACACAATAAATATGAGATGGTTAATAAGTTAATCTTAGGGATAACCATAAACGGTGGCATTAAGATGTTCGATGAGAAATGGAATAATCCTCAAAGACAATTTCTATGTTTACATTTCATGCAGTAAATTACATAAGACAAAAAAATTCAGATCATTATCAGTAGAAGGTTGCTGCATTAAAGAGAAGATATTGAACATGAGAAAGCACACACCTGAAGAGGGTCCTGAAAATTATTCACGAGAAAAACATTTGCATCATCTGCAGACCTGAAAACATTCTATACATAAGAACTATGATAAGCAGCCTTGTCAAAATGATAGACATGAGGAAATATACATGAAAGAACCATAACATGGTGAGATGAGCTGCCTAGGCAAAGTAACtcagaaaaatataagaaggtattttttgaaacaaattaaagaagTCAACCTCACAACATGAACATGCTGCTTCAGTGTTGCCAGAAATTCACGGAGCCCTCCACTGTAGAAATAAAGAGGGGGAAATGCCAGTCCTGCAAGGGCAAGAGCAAATAGCTAGAAAACCAAGAACACTCAAAGCATctaataacaaaacaagaaaaaaaaccatttcaaaAAGAGGGAACCAATGATAAGAAAGTCCATAATGGTATTGGCATTCAAAGCTTATCTAACGCCAAGCTCTCAAGGCAACAAATTTAACATAGACCATAGAGATGAACCTAGGGGCTGTAACCTTAAAATTTTCTCAGATTGTTGTGCTTATAGCTCATACTTTGCAATAGGAAGCCAAATTCCAAGACATAAGCCACTGGCAATACAAAGTCTTGTGATACCCAGTGTGCAGCCATCATATTCCTTGCATGTAAGTTCTTCTCCATTACATGTGCTAATTGACTTTCTTTAATCCATTTTTAAGAATGATTCCCTTACAGCTAGCAACAATTGTACCACAAAGTTTTTTAATCCCATACTATGTAAAGTCCTTCATGCATGATAAAAAGGATAGTTTCCGCACTTACAACCCTCACACTCCATTTTCCTCTTCTATAGTGGAAAGTAAATTGAGCCAACTGAATCATATCAGTGCTTAGGTAAGAGGGGCCCAATACACTACATAAATAGCTTACCAAAAACTGAGCAAATAGACAATTATATTCCCCAGTGAATTACTCTAATATCTCTCAGGAATAGCGCTAAATATTTGGAAGTTATAGTGTGCTTGCAAAGACATGGcgtaaaaaatagaaaagatgtatatacaaacataaagaaatatcataaaaaatggcCAAACACTCCGCACACTATTTGGTGCAatacataaacaaaaattattgtaaaaaatgTCTGGACATACTATGGCTTGcacagaaaaaataaataaatcaaccacATCATTACCACAAAGAAAACTAAACTATTATAAAGCAAAGcaaataagaaaagtaatatTAAATCCACTTAAAATCAACAGATCATCTGCTACCTGATGACAGGATTACAATCATGTATGGCCAACTCAAAGTCGGGGTATGCCTACGAATGGAACACACCTCACTTAAGGGTACTGGTGCAATAGTATACAGGTTTCTATCTGCAAATTGTGAGACAGCAAGAGGGTTAACACATCAAAAGCTGACGCATAATAAACCATACAGCCATATTACATCAGCCTAACCTTTCTCTGATAAACCAGAGTTTGAGCTCTGGCCCAGATGATCAGGCCCATCAGGATATGGTTTGTAGGGCACCCATGTCTGCCAACAATACCAAGATCAATTTAGGATGATCATATAGCACCTATTGTTAGTTTGAAATGGGAACCCACGAATATAGCCAAAAATGATCTATAAACCcattaagaaaatgaaaaaaaagcatGCAACAGTTTTAATTCACAGACACCCACACACAGGCATGGCATGGAAACTGGAGAAAGTATATGATACTTAAATAATACCCCAAAAAACAAGAATCTCACAGCACAAGCTTACAACAAATAACAcaccaaaaaaaagaagagaagtgATACCATAAGTCCCATAAATTATCAATAACAAATTATGAGGTGCAGCAAGCCCAAAAGTATTAAAAGATAACAAGAATCATTCCAAACGCTCACATT from Dioscorea cayenensis subsp. rotundata cultivar TDr96_F1 chromosome 9, TDr96_F1_v2_PseudoChromosome.rev07_lg8_w22 25.fasta, whole genome shotgun sequence includes these protein-coding regions:
- the LOC120268642 gene encoding LOW QUALITY PROTEIN: TBC1 domain family member 15-like (The sequence of the model RefSeq protein was modified relative to this genomic sequence to represent the inferred CDS: inserted 2 bases in 2 codons; deleted 2 bases in 1 codon), with translation MHEPEFNDLSDDSDYAASQQQGLGGSVFGGDPGMTSGFNEHEASEVVYSKDNVTIHPTQYGSERISGRLRLVKQGESVFMTWVPYKPYPDGPDHLGQSSNSGLSEKDRNLYTIAPVPLSEVCSIRRHTPTLSWPYMIVILSSGLAFPPLYFYSGGLREFLATLKQHVHVVRSADDANVFLVNNFQDPLQRSLSSLALPMALSVANGAPSENLSSSVPLFENSERLNGTKYYTSPNTSEYSGRRKHKSHDPARDLSLQVLEKFSLVTKFARETTSHIFRENQGNSFDASEKKQQKQSPALTPTTSKPSEEQSHSNDAVVEPDPLELDKSSLVWGKPRQPPMNFEEWAAFLDSEGRIMDSKTLRKRIFYGGVDFSLRKEVWKFLLGYHTYESTDAEREYLASVKKSEYETIKSQWQSISPAQAKRFTKFRERKGLIEKDVVRTDRSISYFDGDDNPNVALLHDILLTYSFYNFDLGYCQGMSDLLSPILFVMEDESEAFWCFVALMERLGPNFLTVIKNGMHSQLFALSKLVELLDAPLHNYLKQSDCLNYFFCFRWILIQFKREFEYERIMRLWEVLWTHYLXEHFHLYICVAILKKYRSKIMGSRWIFDTLLKFINELSGKIDLDRIIKDAEALCICAGEHGAACIPPXTPPSLPIESDSGYIQ